The Anopheles moucheti chromosome 3, idAnoMoucSN_F20_07, whole genome shotgun sequence genome contains the following window.
ATTAAATTGCATTCGTCTTCGGGTCGGACCTAAACCGGACCACCCTTGCCAGGGGGACAATGAAACCGTAATTTCCCCATTGCGGaacaaatgattaatttttaaaatgaaatcgtCCGTACAttggattcttttttttttttggggcctgAAGCACAACTGAGAACCATACTGAAACAACCACTGCCGGAgcagcagcgccagttcgtgGAATCGTTGGCCAAAAAGTGCGATTTTGTCGAAAGCCGCATCGAGAGCATCTTTAGCTTCCCGAGTGGTGCTAACGCAGTGGGTAAGTGCCGAACTTGCTAGAGATATAAAGAAATTACTGATACACCTTCGGCTCTCGGGACTTTGGGGGATGTACAGTTTCGAAGTTGTTGATAGATTCAGAATTTTGGGAGTCAAAAGGTGACAATAATGGGGCCGTACCAGATCGGGTTAGCAGTCGACGAAGCAGACGTCGTCGAAGTCAACTCTTGGTGGATGATCCGCAAACCTTGATGGAGAGCTATCTGGAGGCGATCGATGCAGGAGGTCCCAGTGAATTGCAATCGGGTAAGCATCAACTTGTAATCGTACTTTCGTATTTTTCAAACTGTAAAACCAGGCTTACGGTCGAGTACCCTCGTCAACCAATCTATTATCCCAGCGTTTCTAGCGAAACAAGTCAACTCCATCTTATTTTGGGCCTACCACgactcctctgtccatgtggacgacctaaatgGACTTTCACGAActgggttgtccggtgtcattctcatcaCATGACCAAACCCACCGGAACCccgtcattgtagcggctcctccattgtccttccagaCATTCCAAGAGGGTTTCGTCCTGTATAGCTCTATATAGTCCACAAGTTATATAGTCCAGGTTCTACAACCTCTTCCTGAGCTAGTCTGTGTCTAGTCGAAACTTATTTTACCAATCGTACCAATACCAATCACATTAATTCTCAATTTACGTACACTTTCGTTCTAAAGATGAATGCCTATCCGAACTACTGGTGAACGAGTCGGAAAATGAGTTCAACAGCACCACCAGCCCAACCAACAGCGGATCGGCTACAAAACGGCTCATCCTTAGCCGTGAATGTAGTGGCGCCATGTCGCTACGCAAACGGTCGTACGGCTACCATCTAACGCACAAGTAAGTACGCGGGTTAGCGTCCCAGCTGGTCGAGTTCTTGACCCGCCCCGACCGGCTCTCCTGACGAGCGCATCTGGACAACATCAACACACTTCAGCCTTATCAAAACCGATAATTTTTGCTCCAGATTGCTCTTCTACATCGTGCTCGGCCGGCAGCGGTTCGCAAATGTCGGCCGCAGCTTCGTAGCCGACGGGCAGCGCACCCTTTGCGAGGAGATACTGCGCGAGTCGGGGCTGATCGCTGGCTTTGATTATCCGGACCTGTTTCGCGATCTGTTCATGGAGCAGGTGTTTCTCTGCGCGTTCAGTGATGCACCGCTGACCGAGTTTACTAACCCGGCCTGGTTGGCGGCCATCGTTAGCTGGCAGAATGGGGAAGGCTGCTTTAAGTATTACGGTGATGAGGGAGATGGTGTGATCGGTCCGAACGCGCTCACCACACACTGTTCGACGCACATGACGGGCGTCGGTGCGGCACTGCTGGGATTGTTTGCAAGGCTTCAGCTGGTACAGTGAGGATCATCCGGCCGGCACGCACTAATCTAGTCTACCATCGAGCTGTACATGTCATCTCTCTGTTTGTGTGGATTGTCtatgaatgaataaataacgCTATCCGAATCATACCATTAATCAGCATCGGAGGGACCTGTAGTATTAGGTGAAAGGGACATCATTCCGATGATTAATAAACCGCAGCCAACTTAATCGTAACACGATACGAATGAGGCATTAAAGGCACAAAAATGGAATAGGCTCCCTACGGAACTTCTTCCACATACAGACACCCTTGTACATAGCATAGTTGCACCAACGCTAAACCGGGGACACATAACTTTTGCGGGGCTTCACATTGCGTCCAAGAAATGTACACTCTCTGCGTGCTGCTGTATGGGAAAAAGGTGGCTTTAGTCACTCGTTTCACCCCGAACTGGGAGCAACGCGGCACGcgagctgctgctgcccggGCTAGCGTCTGTGTCCGGTGTGTCACTTTGTCAGTGCGGCAGGCCACTTATCTAGCCAGCATTTTTGCTCTTATCAGTCGCTTTAAActtaaacacacatacaccgtgCCGTGGTGGCTCGTTTCACACCGCAGAAAGATATCCGTCCAGTGTCGCGAGAACGGGTGTGGTGATACAAGGCACGTGAAGTAATGTTGGCAGAATTGTTGGAACTGTTCCGATCTTTAGTGTGCTAGGTGTACTACTTCCCGAGTCGCGTGTGATCTTCCGCTCGATGTCAATGTCCACTGCCTCATTCAAGCGGGATTAACTCTTCACAGCCGGTACGGTCCCCGTTCTACAAACTTTTGTAATCACTATTGGAACTCGTGCATTTCATGATAGCTGACCGCGGCTGGTCATAACAGTGGAGTCCACTCTCTGCGGGAGATTGATAAAGCGAATCGGCAGTTGGTGCTCTAAGCTGGACGGGGAAAAAGGCATCAGTTTTTGTTCATTAGACGACTGAACCATCGAAAGTTCCGAtcagttttttgttgcctcCCATGTGTAGCCCCGGTGGGACTAATAGCGGGAAAAAGTGATAACCGGTGCTGAGACTCCAATCAACTATCAGTGAGCACACGAAATGTCCACTGCAGCAATAAGCACCGGCGACAGCACCGAATCCACCAGTGTAGGTTGAGCGAATCGGGTTCAGTTGTCACCGGCCATCCGGCGGGCGTGGATCGGTTCCGCACAGCACGAACGGACAGTATGGCGGACCCAACGATACAGACGTTCTGCTGCCACAACCGGATACGATCTCCACCGGCGATCAAGCTGATGTCGGAGTTCGATACGGACGGTTATATCGTGGTGTGCTTAGTGTCATCCGTGTTCGGTATAGCCGGCGCCATCTATCAGGTAACGAGAAAAACCCCCCAGGCAGAATGTTCTCAGGGCAATTCCAGCGTACCACGACACACGCTGGAGCTGCTTTCTAAGGCATAGTGAAAGAGGCCGCAATGTCACAGGAAGCACTTCAAGTGCGGTTTtgtcggttttttgtttcatggcGTTATTGACCGGAAGAAAGCATAATAAAGAGTAGCGACCCGGCCACAGTACACGAATTAGACGAGTGCATGGAGTGGGTGGTGCAGTGAGCAAAGGCCCAGGTTAAGCCCAATGTTGTCACTTTGCACGAATCTTACGGCGAGGTCATTCGCTTCATCTGTTTTATCTGGTGTTATCTTCAGGCGCGGCCTTTACTACATCACGAGATGGTTGAGAGATATTTTTTCGTCTGTATTTTGTGCCTCACCAAAGAGTGTTTTAACAAAAAGACGCTACAAGTTGTCCGAAAAGACGTTACAAGTCCGGAGACAACTGACTCATCACACCGGTTCGCTACTatgtgcaacaacaaaacttgTCCAATGATCACATCACTGATCGTTTCTTGCTCGTGCATGGCCTGCAGTAGTGGGGAATTGTCTTTTGAGACATTAAGCCCTTATCGCGTCGAAAAGATTGCCTTTCGGAAATTCTCGAGTCGATTTTTACTGGTGCGCATTTCCTGTACCTCCTCATTTAGCATCATTATCAGCTCGTTTCAGCTACTCGGTGCTTGtggttgaaattaaataaacaaaataacaaatcccGTTTAGGAATGTGGTGCGGCGGCCCGCCCTTTCATTTCCCGGCTGTATGTGAGCAATCGTAACTGTTTGAACGTGTAGAGCAGACTCCGCTTGACCTAGGTTACTACAGTTTTTGTGTCGAGTCTGACATAatcatccatttttttttgggaggttGATTAGGGTTTTCTCCCAATTAAACTTGCGATGACCCGTACAGGTTAAATATCGCCGTGCAGGAGTAGAAGGATTCTTATCTATTAAGGAAAAGCAACAGGACTAATGTTGGGTGAATcggattcagattcatgaatctgaaagAATCGTTGTACTGAATTAATTAATCTGAATCTCCATCAAGATCTTAAAGATACAGAGATCTTTTAAGAGTCAACtctcctgatttgaatgactccgcAACTAAGAATGAGTGACTCTTCTCAACATATTCATGAAGTACACTACATTACACTACACTACACTACACACTAACACTACACATAAGCACTACACCAGGTGGACGATCGTATTGGAAACTGTTTCGATTAACTCTTTGCGTCATAATTCGTTATTTCCTGCAGATCTGGATCCGACACGAGGATGGACCCACGCATCACGCTGTCCGACGACGGCGCGGCGGTGAGCTTACCTTATCAAACCAGAACCTAGGCCGACAGATCATTGTTTGGCTGGCGGTCGCAGATCTGTGCGCTTCGTTGGGGGTATTTCTTCGATCCGCGCTGTGGAAGTACATCAAGGATGTGCTACCACCGGACAGCGACGTGGACGATACGACGAACGTCATTTTCTGTGCCGTTTCGTCCGCCTGGATACAGTACTTCTACATGTGCACCTGGCTGTGGACACTCTGCTACGCGATCAACGTACGAAGGCAGCTGGGCGGTGCACGGTACGCGCTGCGCACGTATCACTACTACGTGTGGAGCATATCGGCGCTTTTAACCGGCGTCGGATTGACGGTGCTTTATGTGCCAGATGCGGAGTACGTAGCTGCCTTACATGGttaccttcaaacgaatgccGCTCACTCCACACATCCTCTCTGTCTTCCTACAGTTGCCACAACGTGCACGACATGACGACGGCGTACATGCGCATCCTGCCAAATTATGTGATGACTTACGGACCAATGATAGCCGTGATGGTCGCGAACCCGGTCATCTACTACCAGGCATCGCGGGAAGTCGACCGACAGCTGGTGGCACGTTTTAGCCAAATGTCCAACACCGAACGGGACCTGATGACGAAGTTTAAGCTCAAGTTTTCCCTCATAAATCTCGTGTTTTACGTATGCTGGTTGCCGAATCTTGTGAACGGTATCGTGCTGTGGACCATGTGGTTCAATCTGCCCTTTTCGCTGGTCATCAGTGTGTGGTACATAATGGTGGGTAGAGAGTTACGCAGACAAAACAGTATTTTGAAACTGATCTTGCTGAACCGTTCCTCCCAATTTAGGCCATTACGAATCCTCTGCAGGCATTCTTTAATTCGCTCGTCTACCAGAAATGGAACTGTCGGTGGCGATTCCGCCGTCAGGGTAGTAGTACCGATTCCAGTGCAGAACTTCGAGTAAGTATAGTCTTTTGCGAATTGTTCCTAAGTGCTTTACTGACcctttgcttatttttttggtCTCCTATAACTTCAACTCTAGCGACGCAACCGTACGTCCATGGTGCACAACGAAGGAACACCATTGTTGCAGGCTAAAATGGAATCACCGTCCGCCTCAACCTTACACCTGAACCAACAGTCGGTTGAACTGATTCCGAAACCGACCCGGAGCATCAATTCTTGCTCGCTCGTATGACGCCGGGTGTGTTACTTAATGTGTCGTGTTGGACATAACACGGGCGCTAGGACAAATTTGGTTTACTACGCATCTAGCGAAAGGAATAGGGGGCTCAAGCATCTTCTTTGGCGGAGATGGTTGCTACGGGAAGGTATCTTCACGCTGGAGTCGTTTGATCTAACCTCGGCAGATAAGGGAGACACGTCCAGAGGGGATCTATCATTTGGAGACATCAGGATGTTTTATCTCAAGGAGCTATTCTAGTTCTAAGGTTGGAAGATAAACAGAAGACACTACTACTAAGTAACCTATTGATAACAGCGCTCGTTTTGCAGTAGATTCAGTTATAAGTTATCGGTAGAACCGAACATCTACGGTCAATGGTCGTTAGCTCAAGTTAGTGGATATAATGGTCGAGaaccaaaaaaagcacacttaAACAACATGCAATGAAACCAAATAaagacatgtttttttttacttctctaAACTCTAGAAAGTTTATTATAGTTCTACTGCCATTATATCGGTGTGTCTAGCTTAAAATATACACAATTTTCTTGATTACTTTTGCACTCCTTTGATGATAAGAATCAACCGAACGATTGCCTCTTTCACGCATGTTCGCTTTCATACAACAGAGGTAAAATTgaattaggttttttttttgctaacatTCCTTCTTTGAACATATTACGCACGGTCTTCACGGTTGCAGTGAACCTGTGAAGTGCAGTTAAATTATGCCGAGCTTGGTGATTGTTGGGATCCAGTCTCCCAGCTGATCAGTTCCTTCGCTAGCTAGTAGATCTATGTGTACGCACATTCATGCCATGACCCTAGCAGCATCATAGTTTAGCTTAACTGCAACTCTCTACACGGAACGCATTCACGTCAGTAATAATGAACTGGAGCGTAATCCAACTCGTTTCAGTTTGTGTAGACCTCCTTACAGATAAGCCAAAATATGCCAGCAGAGCTAGAACAGGAACAAAGAATTCTAAACGATAAATGATTAAGCTGATCCATTTAGTATTGTTTACTTAACTTTACAGCAATAAAATCTTCCCCCACAACACTCGGTACACACAGAACGTAGCATATTGAGCGATTTACCAATCAAATTCGTACCAGCACTGTTGGGGGAGCAATCGATACCGaaaggttgttttgtttaaaatcctTTTTCCTTCATATTGCCCTACTCTGACACTCTGTCACTAGTACGCCTTTTTGTattcctttcgttttctttaCAATAACTCAACTGTCTATCTCTAGTACCCCGAACGTGTGCGGGAAGTCTTCGTAAAGTACTGCTTCTCACCGCGGTCCAGTCCGCGATCGTGTGAACGTTCGCGGTGATCCCGCAGTACACTGCCACCAcctccgccaccaccaccaccaccgctgccGGGATGGTACGAGGGTGACTTTTCCTTCatatggtgatgatggtgctttTCCCGGTGTGAGGATGATACGGACATGGGCGGTAGGTCACCGTCGTTATCACCGTTCTGGTGGGATAGCAACTTGCTTGCCTTTTCCTCTTCCCGGCGTAACCGTTTATCTGTGAGCAGTGATTCCTCCGGATTGCGTTCCTGctgaaaggaaacaaaacaaaaggggGTTGCGATGAACTGTTTGTGAGCGTGTTGGAACTTTCGTGCCCAAGCGTGTTGAAGCTTTCGTGCCCAAGCGTGTGGAAGATCGGTATACCCGTTTGCGGCCCAGCTTACGCTCCTTGCGTAGTTCCTTCTCTTCGTCAGTCTTGTCGCGCTTATCCTTCGTCTTGCTGCTGCGCTCCTTTTTAGACTCGGACAAGAGCTGCTGATTGGTGTTGCTGACACCGTCATCGTGTTTGCTCTGCGATCGGGTGTAGGAAAATGTTATCCAGAAGGGAGAAAGATACCAGGTTAATGACATTCCATTGCGGGTGATTCGATTGCTCTATACTTGTCGATTATTATGTAGGAGTTTGTTTCTGTCTCGTTCGCAACCGATCAGTAGCCACAGGTTTGACTGTATTATTAGTCCTGACCCATTGGTCACATTGTGAGTAGGACAAAAGAGATGATCACCGATAGGATGATTAGCAGAGAGAAATGCGCCACATTTTCCCCCTTCGAAAGCccacaaaaataacaaataccCAGTGTTCAAACTAAAAAGCAAACCGCGAACCCCTGTCGGAAGGTTACCGATTGAATTTAGTGAAAGTTATCATTTGATTGgtagcacacaaacacacacaaaacaagatTGAGTTGAAATGAATTTGTGTCAAAAACCATTCTAACACGGTTATACATACCTCTTGGTATTGGAGGGAAGGAGAGTTCTGTACTACATAATGCGACCACAACGACTCTCCGTACGATTGACAGAAGTTTGCACTTTGCTAACCGGAAAAACTACACACCGCCCGGCGTCACTTCATGGGATATTGCTACGTTCGCACTCAGTTCGCACCGACAAAATAAACCGTCACACAAGTGAAAGATTGTGAGGAAtgtaaacacattcctgtgCGGGACTCTGCCTACTTGCATGCTCACTCACGTCACAATGGGCTTACTTGTTACGCAGTGTTACGCCATTCCGCCAAAGGTTTTGCCAAGGTTCAATCTGCCCCGGTACGTTGAAGATATCTCTCAGCGCAGCTGCTCCCGTGTAGAATATAGCATGCGTCGTAACTTCACGAAACCCATCTCTACATTGAGACCTCGTTCCAAACGATCCATGGGAGGTGTTGCGGTACTCCAGCCGTGCAGTACAAACGTCTCATTAGGCGATTAATCAAGTCGTGTGTTCCACAAGGCATCCCGTATTTCAACAGTTGCGCCATTTGATCGAAAGTTGCCGTACTAACAAGGAAAACCCCCATGCTAACAAAGGTTTGGGTAGAAAGAAATCGTTCGAAAGTGTGTATTCCGTCCATGTTTTTCACCTCTCGTGTACGTCTGTCCGCAAACCCCTCATTCCTTCAGGAATGAGACAGCAGCACCATCTATGCATCGGGTTGAAGGAATGCCCCCGCACGCTGGGATGAAACATCCTTccgtgaaacaaaaaccatgcACCGCACTGTGTGCAACGAAACGGTTAGCACCGACGAATGGTTTGACTGCGCATCGCTGTCACCACCAGCTGCCATCACATTATTGTGTCTGAGAATGTGTGAATGTTGCTCTTGCTGATCATTTTCCTTCGCGATCGCTATCCTTGCCTTCCTTGTGCACCTTTCGAGTATGCGAAGAGACCGCCTGTTACCGACCGTTCGACACCTCCAGTATACTAACCTTCGAGGAGCTAGAGCCTTCCAGCTTGCGGCGCTTCATCTCTGCAGATATCGGAAACGGCCAAATGGCGTATTAGTGTTAATTGTTCAACAACAAACTAAATCGGTGGCTAGACTTGCACACACCTCTATCATGTTCTGGGGGATCCTGGCTACGTCGTGTACTGCTGCTGTGCTGCTGTTCGTTGCTGGAATTGGACACCGAGCTTAAATCTCTTTCGCTGCGATCTCTTGGCGCTAGGTCTCTTTCACTGGTTCTCGACTCCCGTTCGTGGTCGTAATGATCTTTTGAATGGAACACATTGAACATTGAATGTTATTCTGATCTTCTACTCTCACAATTAGTTCCAGCATACCTCGCTTATCCCGTCGCTTCTCCTTCTCACGTTTACGATCCGTAGTAAGTGCCGCAATCGCAGCGGCCGCTTCCTCACGCTCTCGTTCCTTCTCCCGGGCACGCTCTTCCCGTTTGATTTCCTTCGAGGACTTTTCACGTGTCATTGAAACAGAGGATTCGCGATTCGCCGAAGAGGACCCTAAATTGTCCCGTGACACGGAAGACGCTGTGGACGACGGTTCCTTCTTTACCACGTCGATACCGCGATGATGATCGCTGCCACTACTTCCGAGACTACCATTTGCCGTTGCACCTACGGAGCTAGATGATGAGGATATTGAGTTTCCACCTGCTGTGCCGCTGATTGTACCGTTGCCCATGGATGAACCAGAATTACTGGTGCCTCCTCCAGATACCTGCCTCGTACTCTGTCCACCTAAGTAAGGCATTTTGAGAAacaattagttttttttttaataaaaaaaaccaacactcTCGTATTTCACCTTTGATATCATTACCGTTGACTGATGATTTCGtaccctgctgctgctgttgctgttgctgatcgACTACAGTCGTTGCTGACGC
Protein-coding sequences here:
- the LOC128304958 gene encoding uncharacterized protein LOC128304958, whose translation is MVLLVLMLLTFGGTVLASSPESTWKSEAVERELAPDALLVRLDRLVNVCVANYEDLTTDLLLGIAIANAQLRTILKQPLPEQQRQFVESLAKKCDFVESRIESIFSFPSGANAVVSKLLIDSEFWESKGDNNGAVPDRVSSRRSRRRRSQLLVDDPQTLMESYLEAIDAGGPSELQSDECLSELLVNESENEFNSTTSPTNSGSATKRLILSRECSGAMSLRKRSYGYHLTHKLLFYIVLGRQRFANVGRSFVADGQRTLCEEILRESGLIAGFDYPDLFRDLFMEQVFLCAFSDAPLTEFTNPAWLAAIVSWQNGEGCFKYYGDEGDGVIGPNALTTHCSTHMTGVGAALLGLFARLQLVQ
- the LOC128304844 gene encoding G-protein coupled receptor 143-like, coding for MADPTIQTFCCHNRIRSPPAIKLMSEFDTDGYIVVCLVSSVFGIAGAIYQIWIRHEDGPTHHAVRRRRGGELTLSNQNLGRQIIVWLAVADLCASLGVFLRSALWKYIKDVLPPDSDVDDTTNVIFCAVSSAWIQYFYMCTWLWTLCYAINVRRQLGGARYALRTYHYYVWSISALLTGVGLTVLYVPDADCHNVHDMTTAYMRILPNYVMTYGPMIAVMVANPVIYYQASREVDRQLVARFSQMSNTERDLMTKFKLKFSLINLVFYVCWLPNLVNGIVLWTMWFNLPFSLVISVWYIMAITNPLQAFFNSLVYQKWNCRWRFRRQGSSTDSSAELRRRNRTSMVHNEGTPLLQAKMESPSASTLHLNQQSVELIPKPTRSINSCSLV